The genome window tatttcttcttggttttgtcTTGGCAGATtgtctgtgtccagaaatttatccatttcttttaggctgtcaaatttgttggtgtatagttgtatgtaatagtgtctaatgattatttgcatttctgtggtaccagttgtaatatctcctttttaatttctgtttttgttatttgggtcttctctcttctttctttccttctttccttctttccttctttctttccttctttctttccttctttctttccttctttctttctttctttctttctttctttctttctttctttctttctttctttctttctttctttctttctttctttctttctttctttttattaacctatctaatactttttctattttgtttcattaatctgttGCATAATTTTGGGGGTCTGTatatcatttacttctgctctgatcttaattatttcttcccatctgttAACTTTGGAATTGGatgattcttgtttttctagttctttgaggagtagcattaaattgtttatttgaaatcttcctatttTATCAATGTAAATATTATTGTGATGAActtgcctcttagtactgttcTTGCAGAAACCTACAGATGTTgatatgattttctttattttccttattttctagaaatttttgatttcctgtttaatttcttcttgggctcataggtcattcagaagcctgttatttaatttaaatgtatctGTATGTGTTATGAGgttcttttgttattaatttctagttttaatccattgtggtctgaaaagatagttgaggtgattttgagtttttaaagttgTTGAGACTTGATGTGTGACCTAATACatggtgtatcctggagaatgttgcatgtgctgataagaatgtgtgttctgtggttgttggatgataTGGTCTTTAGAtctctgccaagtccaattgttctaaagcATAATTTAAATCCTATTCTtatctgttgatctgttgcctggatggtctgtccaatgctgagcaAGTGTTGTTTGGTGCCCCACTATTATTATgcttgggtctatctctttctttaggtctgatagtgtttgctttatatatctgggttctccagtgttgggtgcatatatatttgtgattgtcatgtcttcttactgaatagatccctttatcattatatagtggcattctttgtctctttttatggtttttgtttaaaaCCTATTTCAtgtgatatgagaatagctactcctgctcatttttttgtttccatttgcatgctatatctcttttcatcctttcactaatagtctgtgtgcatctttacaggagAGGTGAgtatcttgaagacagcatatagttggatctagtttttatccaatccatcagtctgtgtctgttGACTGGAGAGTTTAACTAACTCATTTACACTTAGGGttattattgagaggtattgtcttactcccaGCATTTGATCACAtttcatttagatgttttaaatatatgttgtttCCTTCATCCCCTTTTATTGTTAGTcatcaatgtttgttggttttctgaggtGGAAAGacttagtttcctttttctttctcatttgcatttgtgttttgccagtgggttttgttcattcttgtgtattcataATAGGGatcattatttttcagattccagatgcaggactccattgagaatttcttgcagggctagtcatgtggtgataaactcttgcagtttttgttttgttttgttttgtttttgtctggaaAAACCACTATTTATctgtcatttctgaaggatagccttgctggttatagttttcttggctggcaggtttttttgtttttgtattttgaatgtgtcatcccattttcttctcatctgtagagtttcagttgtgaagtctgctgttattatGATGGGgcttcccttataagtgacttgatatttttctcttgctgcttttaggattctctctgtctttcagttttgccagtttgactataatgtgtcttgtagaggatatttttggactgaatctgtttgggcatctttgagcttcctgaatctgaaggcaATGGTCTCTCGGTATACCTGGAAAGTTCcccctattatttcattgaatagattatcaatgtctttacttttctcctccctttttggagcacccatgattcagatgtttgtgcacttactgctgtctgctagctctcttagacctccttcatttttaaaaaattcctttctccctccgtcccaattttttttgtcttcctgggttatttaaTAAAGATCATTTTGGGGAtcaaaagttctttcttctgcttcttctaatctgctgcttaagctattgcttgtgggtttatttatttatttatttatttatttatttatttattcattcattcattcattttattgaatatgtctTTCACTTGCAGGAGCTCTGCTGCATTGTTTTTTatagtattaatttatttttaaatttcctccttcatattctggatactttttctcatttcattgcattgtctaactgagtcttatctctttcagtttccttaagatagttactagaaattcctttttagtcatttcaagggtttcctgttctatagggtttagtacttgagaattactttgtttctttgctagtgtcacatttacttttttcccatatatttagtatctttacattgatttctggtcatctggaagatcagtttctttttgtatcactctggagtggactttgagggggaattcttccttctccttttccaggCTCCTCTAGTGACTCTACTTGTCTCAGTGCAGCTGAATATgctgcaggccacctgcacagaggTAGTGGCTGTTACTATGGTGGCAAGCATGCTTGCTGTGGTAGAAAGTGTGGTGCTGGCTGTTGTTGATGACTTCCACAGAAGTGTTGTGGGGCCTCCTGGGTCATGGTGGTGTTAGCTCCTGCTTTCTGTAAAGGCAGGCTGGAGGGCTACCTGGGGGTTTTACCTGCCTAAGCATGCCTAAACACAGAGGTACTGACTCAAGCCTTTTGTCCACGAACCCTTTTtaatcacaaacacacacaaaaagattagAGAACACTTCTTGATTCATTTTATGAGAGTAGAATTACCTTGATATCAGAAGTAGAcaaaaaatcacatgaaaatataatataaatgaaaaaaaatttttttatcggtaaggggatcgcaacccttggcaccgtgtggtctacaccacgctcagccagtgagcgcactggacatccctatgtaggatccgaatccatggccttCGTGCtactagcaccgcactctcccaagtcagccacagggccagccctataAATGGAAATTCCTGATAAATGCAGATATAGAAATCTGCAATCAATACTAGCAAACTGAGTTCATCAACATGGAAAAATGATTATACACCATtaccaaatgggattattttacagatgcaatTTCAACTTAACATCCAAATCAATTAATTCAATACAGAATATTAACAGGTTAAACAAAAATTGCAAGGATtctctcaacagacacagaaaaacattttccaaatccaacacccatttattataaaactgctggcaaactaggaatagaagggatcTTTCTATACCTGCTAAAGTGGACCTAGAAAAAATTTACAGCTAATgctatacttaatggtgaaacccTTGTGCTCTAATTTATCTCAAACTTGGAGAACAAAAGATGAATGTCCACTATTACCATTCTATTtaacattgaattaaaaattttgccaGCAAAACTTACATAAGAATTATaagcaaaattctgaaaattgaaaaagaagtagGACTGTCATTGATTGCAAATGACATAAACttggttataaaatatttaagacatttggggccagcccgtagctcacttgggagagtgtggtgctgataacaccaaggccacagcttgggatccctatatagggatggccggttagctcacttgggagagcgtagtgctgaggacaaacaccaagtcaagggttaagatccccttaccagtcatctttaaaaaaaaaatacaacagtatGTTGCTGTTAATTGTAATgtcaaatttatttgttaaatagttccaaaaagcaaaatcatttttGTTGCATGTTATGGGTTAATGTTCCTCTAATTGCAGTGCCATAAAAGCTTATTGAAGTTCTTTTGGttaaaccaggcacaccatgccagcacctcaggcctgcccagggacccagtgcATGAGCGCCTTAAGAGCCAATCAGAGCATAGCCTGCCATCGCGCCACCCGGCGGCTAACCAATGGGAGCGCTGCGGTGTTTATAAAAGCGAGAGCACTGAGCCCCTCAGTGCCAGTCCTGAGCGGAGACAGCGGGAGTCCCTTCGTGGTCATGGCTCGCACCAAGCAGAGGGCGCGGAAGTCGACCGGCGGCAAGGCGCCGCGGAAGCAGCTGGCCGCGAAGGTAGCCCGCAAGAGCGCCCCGGCCACCGGCGGCGTGATGAAGCCGTACCGCTTTCGGCCCGGCTCGGTGGCGCTGCGCGAGATTCGCCGCTACCAGAAATCCAGCGCCCTGCTGGTCCGCAAACTGCCGTTCCAGCGGCTGGTGCGAGAGGTCGCGCAGGATTTCAAGCCAGACCTGCGCTTTCAGATGTCGGCCATGATGGCGCTCCAGGAGGCCTGCGAGTCCTACTTGGTGGGGCTGTTTGAGGACGCCAACCTGTGCGCCATCCACGGCAAGCGTGTCACCATCATGCTCAGAGACATGCAGCTGGCGCGCCGCCTCCGCGGGCCGCGGGTCTAGGCTCCACGGGCGGTCGCCCTGAGGTCTTGTCACtccaaaggctcttttcagagccaccCGTTTGGTACAGAAAGTGGCTGTAACATGGCGGGTTTCCGGGCGTCCAGGGGGCTTCTTCCGGCGGTCGGTGCCGGTTCTGTCCCCTCTGTTCGCTTATCAATTAGGTAGGTAATAAACCTAATGAGGTGTTTGCGGTAACTCAGCCCGCTGCCAGTTAGGTTACGAGCCCCGCTAGTTGTCTGCACGAACTGGAGCATCTGTTCAGACGGCAGCCTAGTTAGGCGCGCGCTAACTCGGCTTAGTGCCAATTAGGTTGGAAGCCCAGTGAGTGGGTGCATTGTTAACTTGGCCCATCTGCTGTTGGGCTGGCTAGAGGCGTGTGTGTTCTCAGGCCATCTCCAGTTAGGCTAGAAGTCCAGAGTCACGTGTTAACAGCGTAAGTGGAAGGAGCTGCTCTACCCCGGTAGTTAACTTCCTGAGCAGTGTCTGGCATGGATGGCCCACATGCCGGCACGTTGAAACAGGCTTCCCAGACCTACAAAGTAGACTGATAATCTGGGGACGAGGGGCGAGGaatcaatttgaggagaaatcCTGTCACCAGGGTGGTTAGCCCGGAACCCAATAGTGGAGTTTAGGTCGGGATAACTTGAGAATGGCTGTAAGGATACGGAtgtaagaattttctttctttggtacaAATTACAGTTATTCACTAAAGGCTTTATTAAATTACTGGAAGCCAGGCACTGTCTGGTGCTGAGAACACAGTAAAATACATTCCCTACTGTCACTGGCCACTCTGTTTTCCAGGGGCTTACAGTTGAGTGAAGGAGGCTTGTATTGCATGTAGAGGCAATGATAGTAAAAAGTGCTCTTATGAATAGCAAGGGGTGTGAGTAAGAGGCTCTCAGAATGCAATAGTGGGATTTGGAAGCCTCTGAGCCCGGCTTGTATCCTGCCGACTCAATTCAAACGCTATAGCAACTAAATGAGTACGCACACAATTGAAATCTCCACTTTTCGAATGTACGTAAGTTAGCTGATGACAAATCCTTGAAGGACTGTCCAGAAAACGGTACgcagagactgttataaacagaagcagactaataatATAGTACTCAAGGAAGCCTTTCCAACACACACATTTGTGTTACATCCCAGGACTGTCTGTGCGGAAGGGGCACAGCTCTGCACTAGGCAGTGTTAATTCTGAGCAGAAAGACATGGACCTGTCCAGGAAGCGCAGCAGGACTGATAAAGCCCAGCAAGGGTTTTGCGTCCAGGGGTTTGCAGGCAACATGCATGTCAGGTCCCATGTGAATCCTTGACTCAAAACCATGTGGACCCAAAGCTGGAGAGATGTGCTGAGAACTGGGCAGGGTGGCCAAGGACAGGGATGTACCAACTGGGCCCCATGGGGATGCCTTCTCACTCTCCAGATACCATGCCACCAACTTGGTGGTGCAGAGAGAAGATGACTTGAGAAaagctggaagaggagagagcacTGAGACAGGAGAGGCTCAGGTTCTCCCCCTTGTGATATAACTGGGGTCGCTCAGGAAACAGCTTCTAAATACAGAACAAGTAACGCTGCCCTCTGTGGTAGGAAACAATTGcttgaatatttttaagttaattgctTTCAAGTGTTTGTCATGAGAACCAATTTAGTCCCACCTGGAAAATTTGAATCATTTgtataaaactatgaaactattacaATTAGGACTGGGGCCTTTGTTGCTGTCCTGCCGGTCCTACTCATGTGGGAATAGTAAGCTGAAGTGTAGACATTTGTTCCCCTTTTACTGAATTCTGTGAGCCCCTGAATGCTACAGAGACAGCCTCAGAGTGGAGCGTTTACAAGCAGAATGCAGCGGAAACCCTGAAAATAAACCATGGAAGGAAAAGAGGGCTGGGCATCAGAGGAAAGAATACGCCGCCCCAAATATGCCAGGTGGGCATGTGGATTACCTTGAGCTAAAGGCACTTAAAAAGgcacttctgttttcttcctgaaaGCAGGGGATGTGACTCCCATGGGAAACATGCCCTCCTATACCAGGAGACAAGAAAGATTCTTATCACCAGAGATGGGGACTTGAGGCTGAGAAAAATACACACCTTGTTAAAATAACTTGTATCTTCGTTTAGCCTCATATAATGTAGTTACTTTTTTACACGTCACTATCTGCTCAACCTGGTATGTAAACACATAGGCCGAACCACTTTGGGGGTCTTCATTTTCCTGTGAAGGTGCCCTggtacatataaaaatgcaatatgtatgcttttctcctgttaatctgtcttatgttGTCTTACTCTGTttaggttgctataacaaaataccatagcctgggtggcttttaacaatagaaatttatttctcacagttctgaaggctggaagtcatAGATGGGGTGCCAGCAGATTTAGTTTCTCAAGGtcatttcctggttcacagatggcagcttcttcatgtgtcctcacatggtggaaggggtgaggaccCTTTCTAGGGTCCCTTTCattagggcactaatcccactcatgagggatccaccctcatgatctaatcaccccCCAAAGCCCCAGCTCCTAACCCCATCACCTtgggtttaggatttcaacatagggaATTCAGgggaacaca of Cynocephalus volans isolate mCynVol1 chromosome 4, mCynVol1.pri, whole genome shotgun sequence contains these proteins:
- the LOC134376109 gene encoding histone H3.1-like; translation: MARTKQRARKSTGGKAPRKQLAAKVARKSAPATGGVMKPYRFRPGSVALREIRRYQKSSALLVRKLPFQRLVREVAQDFKPDLRFQMSAMMALQEACESYLVGLFEDANLCAIHGKRVTIMLRDMQLARRLRGPRV